The genomic stretch CGGCACGGGCAGCGGTACGTTCACCCCCACCATGCCGACCTCGATACCGTCGGTGAAACGCCGGGCGGCTTCGCCATCGCGGGTAAACAGGCAGGTGCCGTTGCCGTATTCGTGGTCGTTAATCAGCTGCATAGCATCGTCCAGGCTGCCGACCCGTACCACGCAGAGCACTGGCCCAAAGATCTCTTCCTGGTAAATGCGCATCTCAGCGGTGACGTTATCGAACAGGCAGCCACCCACAAAGTAGCCCTCCTCATGGCCAGCCACGGTCAGGCCACGGCCATCCGCTACCAGCGAAGCGCCAGCGTTCACGCCATCTTCAATAAACCCAAGCACTTTATCGCGATGCTCTGCAGTGACCAGCGGGCCCATATCCAGGCCTTTATCGGTACCCGGCCCCACCTTCAGCTGAGCGATTTTGGGCAGAATGGTTTCCACTAACCGGTCGGCGGTCTCATCGCCTACGCATACCGCTACCGAGATCGCCATACAGCGCTCGCCGCAGCTGCCGTAGGCGGCACCCATCAGGGTGTTGGCGGCGTTTTCCAGGTCGGCATCCGGCAGAATCACCGCGTGGTTCTTCGCCCCGCCCAGGGCCTGAACGCGCTTGCCCGCTGCCGAACCACGGGAATAAATCGCTTCCGCTACGGGTGTGGAACCCACAAACGAAATGGCTTTCACGGCTTTGGCATCCAAGAGTGTTTCCACCGCTTCGCGACCGCCGTGAATGACGTTCATCACACCTTTGGGCAGCCCCGCTTCTTGCAGCAGTTCAGCCACGGCCATGGCCGCTGATGGGTCTTTTTCAGAAG from Halomonas meridiana encodes the following:
- a CDS encoding CoA-acylating methylmalonate-semialdehyde dehydrogenase encodes the protein MSVVSHLINGELVESQRTLDVTNPSTGKVIRHVADASAADVERAIAAAQAAFPAWRDTPPAKRAQVMYRFKQLLEEHADRLVQLVSEEHGKTVEDAMGELKRGIENVEYACGVPELLKGEYSHNVGPGIDAWSNFQPLGVVAGITPFNFPAMVPLWMYPMAIACGNTFILKPSEKDPSAAMAVAELLQEAGLPKGVMNVIHGGREAVETLLDAKAVKAISFVGSTPVAEAIYSRGSAAGKRVQALGGAKNHAVILPDADLENAANTLMGAAYGSCGERCMAISVAVCVGDETADRLVETILPKIAQLKVGPGTDKGLDMGPLVTAEHRDKVLGFIEDGVNAGASLVADGRGLTVAGHEEGYFVGGCLFDNVTAEMRIYQEEIFGPVLCVVRVGSLDDAMQLINDHEYGNGTCLFTRDGEAARRFTDGIEVGMVGVNVPLPVPVAYHSFGGWKRSLFGDLHAYGPDSVRFYTRRKAVSQRWPSVSEATRAEFSFPTNQR